The DNA region AGCACCCGCCAAAGTTTGCGGACTTATTTCTGACGATAACTTAAAATCCAGACATTCAGAAGGTTTCATAGGTCTCATGCTCTCAAAAATAAACGGGCACAGTGATTAAAAgtggtaaaaacactaaataaagcagtctcaagtttaaaaaaaaaaggaaaaatacatgtttttctgacTCTACCTtttgcagaggggctgctaaatATGGTGGCAGACCCTAAAACGCATGTggtcctatctagagccagtggtTTGATTTATCTGTTCTGAGatactgcagaaacatggtggtgcaacatgactatgtagatgtaaacagctcattctaaggccACAGAAACACGATGACtattattttcaagtgattataccctaaagaaaacattcccattattattattatatattcccttaaatcctacacgctAGGATTGTAATTAAGATCACAAATCTGAACATACATCTTAAAGAACATTTCGTTTTTGATACTTTGTGctacaaatatttaaccctaaccctgtgATGAACCTGTCCAGATAAATTCAGACATACTTGGGGCATGTGTGATCGGGTTATATGTGAGTTTCCCCAAGCCAGGGCTCGATAATGGACTTGTCTTTTCCACAGCAGGCAGGGCTGACACATTTACAGGCGCGGGTTTGATGACGCCTGTGTGTGAAGGCACGTGGTTTGCCTCTGCAGTCTTTTCATGTTGCGTTTCTCTCTTGTGGTCACCATCTTCATTCGCTGCCACTGGGCGCTTCTCATCTCTATCCTTCACATTGGGCTTCTCAGTGTTACTCATGCAGCCTCCATTCTTTGGCTGGATTAGTCTGAGCATCCCCTGATTAGTTCTCCTCTCCAGCATCATCTGTAGGTAAAGAAGagaaaatcatcttaaaaatgtatttgtaaaatatataaatgtatttttgcaatGCAGTTATATGTAATACGATTTCATATGTAAAAGCCGATCTTGCCTTCAGAAGATTTCTGACTCATTTCGTACCTCATAAAGTTTGTTGCGGTACTGAACCACAGATAACTGAACATCATCATCCACTGGCAGCACTACGTCAAAGTTAAGAGCTGGCTCCTTGGCTGGATTATGAAACCtccagagacagaaaacacagttatGGATAAATGATAGCACTTAATAGTATCTAAGTGATGATATAAATATTGAATTTCCAATCACAACTGTCACAGACAGCAAAGCAAACAGAGGAAAGGATTGATTAACTGTTCGActaagcaaagaaagaaaagaaaacaataaaaagacatCTCTACAATATTTTTGCTATAGCAGAAACCACAGCTACTGATCTATGAATTATTCTGATTTCTTGATCCATAGTACCTGGCAACATATTGGTGTTGGAGGGCTTGCTCAGCAGTCAGACGCTTGTCGGggttaaaaacaagcaaacctCTCAACAGGTCCAGAGCATCAGGAGACACAGATGGCTGGAGAAGATCCTCCAAAGGCACCTGTGGTCTGGTgaaggaaggaagagagagataTTCAAGTGTACTCCAGAGATTTAGCATTGCAGTGCCATAACACTGACtcacttacttacttacttacgaAGAACTGTAAGACTTAAACATGTCATTATTCTCTGCAACACACATCCAACACACCCTTTTCAACAATGTGGTCTTTTAAAGGAGCTTTATACAACATTTAGAGCATATCTACAATTCAGTGTCCAATTCATTTTGTCTGCACACAACCcacaacatggaggtggctgaggcGGCGTCTAATGTTGTGAGCAACACAGCCACAAGCTACAATTCATTTTCAATGTAGGCCAGCGATGGGGCGACATGAGGCGACAAAGTCACGCCCCACATTTGTCACTGCTGACGGGTGTGCTTGCTACAAACAAAAGCTGAGCTGGCCTCAACTTTTTTCAGTTCTTCAAAAACGGGATGAAGTATCAACAaatcatatgtttttgtgtctaccTGCAGGGCTGTGTATTACGCTTAGTAAGCTGATGCTATGCTAGCTTTATGTGCATTGCGGTGCACACAGGGATGCAAATGTCATGTTTAGATGGGGCTCAGACACTGATCAAAAGCACAGATATTTATGTTGCAATACACACTTTAGATATGCTCTGTTGAGGTGCTTTGTGCTAGTGGACACACACTAGGTCATATGATAATGAGCACTTGAACAACACTTCTAAAGCAACTCAGCGATAATGTAGCTGGTGACGCTGTTGCATTGTCACTAGTAGAGCTAACACAGCCTAACAGTGCTAAGAGCGCAGACAGTGCTAACAACAGAAACAGTGCTGATggagctaacagtgttaaccagAGGGGGGCTGCAGGGTGGACACTACGCATCCAGGATGATGCCGTATGGTCAGGATGGCATTATCAGAGGTAATTGCCATATGAGCGCAGTGCAAAGTGGCAGGGATGAGCTAGCTGgtgagatacacacacagggacttACATACACACTCTGCCAGACTGTCaaccacaacaaacaacagagaagctcagattacagcacacacagagggagcgtTTGCTGCCATATTAATGTTCTAAATGTCATATAAATAACCTTTAAAGCTGTCTTTGCTTGGtttattattttgctttgttGCTGCTGCCTCGTTGCATCTCTGCAGGTATCACTGCCTCTCTCGCCAAGCGTGTAATCAGCCCCATCTTTATTTAAAGGCTGACAACTCCCCTGCGTAAAggaggaaatttgtttttgtcactccCAAAACTAGCTCAGTCCCAGGAGAGACAAGGTCAAAATGCGGCCAAGTGCACACTCTGTATTCACATATAAACACAGTAAACCATGCGAGCAGACTGAGTGAACTGCATCAGGTACATTGTTGGCtatttatattacatatataaaaaaacctCTCTACTGTTAACATGTTCTCTGTACATGAGGATTTTCACAACATACATAACACAAAAGATTTTCTTACTTTAGTAACATTCTCTGAATGACAGAGGATCCATACTCAGACTTGATTGCGAGAATATCTGAAAATTAAATAGCAGTGAGTTAATCAATAGTGATGAATGCTGTCATTTACTTAAAGTATACACTCTTTAATCACCTTCTGGGCTCGGGTGAGGTATGGCACTCATGATCTTCTCTATTTGGTTGATGGTGGATGTTCCAGGGAACAGGGCTTTTCCCAGCAGCATCTCTCCCAAGATACAGCCAAGGCTCCACATGTCCACACCTTTAGTGTACCTTTGGATCAGAAGTATTCCTCTTACAGTTTGTTACACTCAAAACGAGTAATTAATACCTTGAATTAAAATGTGTGGTACAGTGTACTGACTAACAGATGCTCATCACAGTTGATACCTTGCAGATCCCAGCAGGATCTCAGGAGCTCGGTACCACCGCGTCGCCACGTACTCCGTCAGCGCTGGATTCCCGCTGTCCTCTTGGATCTGGTTGAGCGATCTGGCCAATCCAAAGTCACACAGCTTGACTACACAGTCGGTGTCCAGCAGCACGTTGGATGGCTGTGGGAATCACAGACAAGAGAAACGTTCTTCACACGGACAATGATGGTTTGGCTTTCACTTATTGACAGAGAGGTCAAATGGAGCAACTTGACCCAGGTATGAAAACAGTAAATGCAGTGGGAAGAGGTGGAAGAGAGAATGaatgagagagaaggagagatgaAATTCTAGTCTTTAGCACCAGAGGCAATTTTGTAAAGCCATGTCAGCAGATTTCCTGCAGACTTGCACAAGTGTTACTCAATGTCATTACATAAACACAGTATTTTGGACATAATGGTTTACATTTGCATTAGAGCtgaaataattaatcaattgtAATCTTGACTGATATTCTGTTAGTCATTAGTTACAGCCTTGAAGATCTCTGTTTTGTTCTCTAAAGGCAGCACCTATGGCGATAAGCACTGattgcagtgtgtttgttggcaCCATCAGACTGCTGTCAGTCAAcgaatttatttgttttatgagcCCTGCAGTTGGCAAGATAAAAAGGTTGcaacagctggtgtgtgtgcatgtacgtTTCACTGTGTAAGAGCATggatcatcattattattattattctgacCTACTGATAGACTGCACATGCAAATAAACTCTAAGATTTTATCTAAGATATTATCTGGTACAgtgcatcaaatggtaacaCTTATGTATTAAACTGTATATGGTccctttaaattaattaattaattaatttatttatttatgactgtGCGCCGTTTGTGATTTTTTCCAGGAACGTCACCAGTTGGTAATATTTCAGATGCAGGGGCGCTTTATCAATGCACCATAGGCTCAATGACCATCATGTTACCTCATTTGGCAATAGATAGTGACTcaacagacatttatttaaataacattttttaagactatTACTTTAAAGTAActtctttttcataaaaaaatgccaaacattcaTTGGTTCCAGCTTTAtaattatttgcatattttttgtgttttttatcattttagacTGAATCAGTTTGGATTATGGACTTTTGGTCGAACCAAAGAAGCAATTCAAATACCTCaacttgggctttgggaaattGTCACTTggatttttcacaattttccaACACTGCATTAaccaaatgattaaaaaaatatataaacactCTATAAATGATGAACTTATCAATTGAGAAAGTAAtcagagaaacaaagacaaaaggcaGTCGTCAATATATGTGATACTATCAAGGTTAAAGCATGACTCAGCTATTTAAATTGgagttttttaaatcaaaaaagagcaaattttGTTATTGTGATATGTTAAATGATTGCAAAACATATAAATGCTTAATATCAATACATTTATTCACGATTAATGCTCAGTATTCTCAACCTGGCATACCTTTTGGTCTCTGTGAATAACATTTCCTGAATGCAAGTATTTGATGGCTTTGAAGAGCTGGTACATCACATAACGTTTGTGGATGTCCTTCAGTAGGGTGCCTTTCTTTATCACTGCATGCAAGTCAGTATCTGGCACAAAGCAGAGAGCAAAAATACAACTATTACAGTGACATCTATCAATGACTGGACTGTAAATTACTGTCAGTTATTTGTGATTTTGGCGTCGCAGAGTTGCTAAACATATGCTCCTCCATGATCACACAGACAGTGATTTTAACCCAaaagaaacagcagagagaaacagtgGAGCTCTGTGCTGGATGCTGGTGCACAGTCATGGATTAGAGTGCAGAGAGGGGGAGGCCAATCTGTGGACTCAGCAGTAAGACAGTGCAGCCAGCCAAAGGAAGCAAAaaactctttctctttctcactcacgcatgcacgcacgcacgcacgcacacacacacacacacacacacacacacacacacacacacacacacacacacacacacacactcagccttTTCAGTGCCAAGTTTAACACGTAGCCTTTACTCGTCAGACGTGCAGACGTGTCAAAAACTGATTGACCATTTCTTAAAGCTGTGGTCATGTTCAAGAACTTCCATGCACTCACCCATATATTCAAAGATGAGGTaaatgtctttgtcattttgCGCTCTGATGACATTTAGAAGTTTGACGATATTGGGATGATCTCCAAACTCCTGCacacatttgaaatttttttatgcacagaaccacaaacacaaaaaacaaaatcctggCCATTTTTGACCCATAATAACTGGAAGGTGTTGTGTAAACGTTGAGTAAACAACAGGGGAAGTTTCAACAGAGGTTACATAATGGTCACTATAATTAAACCCCCTAACAACAACACTGGAATTTCACTGGAAAATTAAGACAGCTGATTGGGGGGCAGAGGCACAGTTCAAAGTCACATGAATGTAGGTCAGCAGATAAAGAGTGAATGTGTTACACAAGGATATGATGcacagtgagacagggacagaaTTGCTGATCATTGTCAGTCTCCTCCAGGTTAACAATACAGTTGAAAACATTACTGAGAAAACAGAAAGGTTGACCATAATAtgcttttttgtaattttacacaATAGTAGAGGTTTTAACTTCTGGACTTTTGCCACTTTCCAGTTTGTACCATGAGGTAACAGCAGTGTCAATGCTCAGTGTTTTCCACATGGTAAACTAATAGCTGTAAAATCTTTTAAGCAACCTTTCCTTCATGTTTCTACCTATAAAACAATGAACTATAAGGGAAcagtaaaggaaaaataaacagtgttaCGTCTGTGTAAGTGGGGCATGGTACAACTATTGCAGCAGTATCAGTGGAGCAGACTATTAACAAATACACTAATTTACCTGCAAAAGTGTTTctaaaaagcaacataaaaggAATATTCCTGCTGTCTTGTAGACATGTTTTAGCAGAGCTGGTAATGAAGCTCATTCACTGACTAAGGGGCAGTATCCTGAGTTTATCATGAAGTATCCCTaaaattttgtacatttattacATTAAGAAAGAGGCCAGACAAAGAGGGAAAAGATTGGGGCAAAATATAGTGTGAGGGGCAGAGTTCAATAGTCTGTCAGTCTCTGGGACTTAAACTAAGAGAATGATAGTTTGACAGTGAGTTGACCTTTATTTCATGTGAACATAATTCTTATTGTTACCTGGAGGAACATGATTTCCCTGAATGTCCgctgcaaaagaaaagaaaattacaatcAGATGTGAGCTGTACATGTTAGGCCATAAATTCAGCACACACAAGCCTTCTGTTTCATTTAATCATTAGTCAAACTCATGTCTCTATTTACACAGGCAAGGGAGCCAACTGTAGCCACTGCAAGACAAGAAAATATCATTTGCgacacaaaattatgttttagacCATCCCGCgattgcttttgttgtcttgGGAATTGATGAATAACTTAAGCTCTTCAGGCCGctaaaatgtattgaaataaTCACTTTTCGGTTCAATCAGTTATAGCCTGGAATCATATGCAACTGCTGACAGTGAGCTGGAAGTTCTCATTGCttcattttgaaagaaatacttaaaagaccacaaaattaccatttgtatATCTATTAGTCATGCAGTGTTGCCTTGAATTTGTGAGCAAAACttagtttttcttgcatgcctccacagaaaatagcaaaagtaCAGATTTACTGATTGCTGATCATGTTGAACAacaactatatcaaaacatttatttacaaactctcacataactTGTACAGTAtaatctaagtctcatttataTAGTTCTGTGCTCTGTACTGCCTGTACATATGCATTTTCATTcaaacttttcacttttttatctAAGAACGAAATGAGTTGTGTAAGTTTTGATTCAGTTTTGCTATGGTTAAATCTGCCACCAGAGTGGCCTCCAATTAATAGATAAATCAATGTTAAGCATTTTCCTGgaggcaacaacaaaaacaaaggctaCATACAGCAATAGATATGATATAAAGATGTGAACAAAAGAAGTTAACAGTTGAcgataattattttaattcatgGTCACTTAGATCAAATCAAGCACACACCTGGGCATCTGTCCTGTTTCTGAAGGCATCAAAGATCTTCTTCACAGCCACGACCtcgcctgtctgtctgtcaactGCTTTCCATACAATGCCATAAGCCTGAGAGAGTTACAGCACACTATTAGGTTACCACGACCAATGAGAAGGTGTTTTAACGGTAATACAGCTTTAACTGCAGGATGTCAACCAGGTAAAAAgtatatatagaaaataaactCTGGAAACATTGTGTCTGGGCCGTATCTTGAATTTAGAAATACAGAAGTCATAAGACACCATCCCCAGATAATGGAAATCTgaaatatcagcaaaatgttgtAGTTAATCTGTATTAATTATCatgtacatttacatgtttaatccattcagctgttttttgtctgaTCAATTTTGAAATAGATGTATGTCCAAGAgtttttggcataaaaaaagGAACTAGCTAGAACTAAAAAACTAGAACTTCAGCCATGAGTGCAATATACTGCTTCTATAAAATGAGTGCAATAACTgtgatttgtattttaataatgtttatatgactatttttttaatatacctTTTATAGTACATTAATTTACTAATGCTGCCAAAcaaagtttgttgttttaatgtccAGTGACAGTATCCATCCAGTATCCAgtatctatctctctatctatctaaaaTGTCAGAGCTTAGGGAACCAAGTTCGAACGTCTTGTaaacacattattaaaatgtgtaacTTTTAATAATATGAAAATGTCAACTGCACTTTTTCGCCACAATAGAAGAAAAAGTGAcctctgtgtcctcagtgaTAGCTACAGCCCTGATGAGGGTGACAGGAGATTGAGAGTGCTGATGAAGGCGATTAAGTCAAGCATAACAGAGGCAGCAGTGAGGCAGGGCATAACCCTAACCCATGTTATTGTCAAGGAGCAGCAGCACCGTCACCAGATCAGATTCACACAGCCCAGGTGGCTCTGGTGGCTGTTATCACTGTCAAAGCCCGGCTCCAAAAGAACAGATAACCATCCCAatttatgcaaaacaaaatagagTTTATTCAGAACAATATTAGGCCGTTTTTGCTGCTGCAAAAGCAGTTTATAACCCTGTAGAGCCAATTAGCACAGTGCTGCTCACTATTATCTGGCTTCCTAAAGCGCCACAACACAGGATGCTGTTATCTCACAGCTGTAAACAGGTTCAACGGCAGTGCAACATGAGTCACTCCTGGTCTCAGGTTTAGTTAGTTAGCCAATATGACGTGACTACGTGGCAGTCACCACCTGGCCATTGCAAGCAGAGCAGCAATTTGTGAGTCTCTGTGGACagtatatggaaaaaaatacatcgGGCTGTTTTTAGTCCTGTGGCAACCGTACcagtgcagagaaaaacaaaaggggtTGGACTCTAAAGGGAATAAGTGTCCTCACACATCAGCTGATCTGCAAAGAAAGAGTCTGTCCTGCCAGAGTAAATAAACCCCTTGCTTACAACACCAGTGTTCAACTGAGGGCCTTAAGTCTGGATCATTTCAGGAATTTCCCTTAAGGCTAAAGTACAGAGAGGGCTTAAAGATGTGGTAAACATTAATGTACAAGTACAGTGAGGGGTGGTGTGAAGAGAGTTTGCCAAAAGCCAAATAAAAGGCTGCAAACTGAAAGTACTGAACACTGAAAGTGTTTTGCAACtcaaaatgtttgcattcaAGGGTGCGATAAGCAGTTGTGGTGGTAATTGTAGGATAAAGTCAGATAATGTGAAGCAttaggtaaaatgggacaaataagGTTTTACAACTTGGGCTCTTTAAATATTAGCAGCCAGTCACCAGACATTTGATTGCATTGTTAATataaatgtgctttacatgaaaaaataattttcactgCTCTGAGATAGCTACCATGGGCACACCAAATACTGAGGGTACGACAACAAAAATTGTTTAAGGATGTTGCATCATATTAAttgtttaatgacttttaataaaaatgtattcacaatACACTTTAATTTTTGTGAGAGAGGGGTTTGAGTGTGTACATAATGCATTCAGGTAAAGTGGGACAAAAACTTCAGGTAAAAAGGTACATTTTCTGCAGTGAAACCTGCATGTTTTCAGGCAATCAGGGGccataaaattataaattatgcTATTGTGTGCCCTCATATAATATTACAGAGATTTTTTAGTACTTTTGTTCCACATACAAAATATTAAGCATGTTACACACATGCAAGTACACAAACATGTCCAATGTAGACAATATAACACCaaagaaacaaatcaaaacaacaggGAAAGCATGGCAGAAAAGTTgaacaatctttttttaataaatagcCACAGGTTACATAATGATTTAATAAATCAACGACAGAGCTGATCAATTGATTTAACTATGTTTGTCCCACTTTACCTGAGCATGTTATTGGAGTGGGGTAGGGGTACTCAATGTATTTGaagtttctaaattattttacttgtcacattttctttataaaaaaaaggcagagaatGATAACAACTTCTTAAAGTTTACACTTAAAGAAGTATTCTGAGTTTTAAGTAGTTTTCTTTGCAATCTACCAAAAAGTGTCCCTCATTACCTGACTTTACCCTATAGGCTGAGATGAATCAGCCTCCACTAAATCCTGTCAATTAAGAGACAGAAAGTCACTCACCCCTTTTCCAAGTCTCTTCCTGATTTCATACTTCAGAGAAATGTGGTCCTCCACCTCAGACACGTTTTTGGATTCAtatgttttgctcattttctttaacAGTCCGTCCCTCTGCTCAAACAGAGGGCATCACCATACTCTTTGATTAGTCCTGGAGGGGATAAGGGGTCCTGAGTGTCCTGGAAAACAGGTGTTAACACGGTCGGTAGTAATGACTGAATTGTGGAACCACTTCCGTCTGAGCTTCAAATGTTAATTTCCacaacaaggtaaaaaaaaaaaaagaaagaaaaaaaagataaaaataaaaatacgtGAGAGCAACAGGCGAGACGagtttctgtagtttttttgttattaagcaacacacacacacacacacacctctttaGGCTACTTGTAGTCCGACGACGCGTTGCTTCCTCTTCAGTCAATCAGTGTCAGTCGAGAAGCAGCAGGTGCGTTTTTAGCTCCATTCAGTGACTGAAAATACGCTCTGTTTAACATGCAAAGGTACAAAATGTGTTACTATTTGTCAAGGTGATACTCAATTCTCGCTGTGAGTTTGGTTACtcccacactgctgctgcaaacTGACGAGCCGTAGAGTTTAGTCATTTCGTGTCGTCCTGGCAACGAATACACTGCTGTCTGGTTCTTAAAGGGGCCGCGACAAAAACACTTCCTTATTAAACTCAATCATAAGAGTCAGGGATAGTTCgagtttttttttgaagtggaggGTACTTACACATAATCAATCAGTAAGATCACCTTATGaaagaaaaatccaaattaCTGTGTTAGTCCGACAAACAGactatatataaagatggacaccATGACAGTTCTCccaaagttttacattttaatcgccccctggtgtctgcctgcagtataggtcataaagcccacaCCTCCAAGTTAGTGAATGGGatacagacaaaattaaaacatttttcccaaagatggtttctgacacTTTACATGTTATTGAGGCATTATGGTCACTTTTGgcgccaaaaacaaacaaaaaaaaaaaaaagatataaaatttGAGGCATTATTGAAAGTTGGAATTGAATCTTGGGTTgctctttgtcttgttttctcaTTCTTAGACTAGTTGTTTCCTCATTTAAATAGATAACTTCTCCTATTTTGGAT from Plectropomus leopardus isolate mb chromosome 18, YSFRI_Pleo_2.0, whole genome shotgun sequence includes:
- the mapk15 gene encoding mitogen-activated protein kinase 15, translated to MSKTYESKNVSEVEDHISLKYEIRKRLGKGAYGIVWKAVDRQTGEVVAVKKIFDAFRNRTDAQRTFREIMFLQEFGDHPNIVKLLNVIRAQNDKDIYLIFEYMDTDLHAVIKKGTLLKDIHKRYVMYQLFKAIKYLHSGNVIHRDQKPSNVLLDTDCVVKLCDFGLARSLNQIQEDSGNPALTEYVATRWYRAPEILLGSARYTKGVDMWSLGCILGEMLLGKALFPGTSTINQIEKIMSAIPHPSPEDILAIKSEYGSSVIQRMLLKPQVPLEDLLQPSVSPDALDLLRGLLVFNPDKRLTAEQALQHQYVARFHNPAKEPALNFDVVLPVDDDVQLSVVQYRNKLYEMMLERRTNQGMLRLIQPKNGGCMSNTEKPNVKDRDEKRPVAANEDGDHKRETQHEKTAEANHVPSHTGVIKPAPVNVSALPAVEKTSPLSSPGLGKLTYNPITHAPNGFVRNPAGAPHYSSSTAACRKLVEQTSNGSATTSPTEGANANVSMDQILQRGRSAPAAHNRSFSLTLNQTQNNPLVRRDESSLSSGLYVTSARLNQRSNSQVRDVQPPVRFSKKVFQSNCNVAAAGDPKAKLGSYSQAYGTINKTELDNLLRSRPYNQ